From a single Coturnix japonica isolate 7356 chromosome 25, Coturnix japonica 2.1, whole genome shotgun sequence genomic region:
- the LOC107324366 gene encoding keratin-associated protein 10-7-like isoform X1 yields MCWDSPTSGVHQEVFRARRRALESHHCLMPCQNLNKMLCYQQQRFPPLHQEHIPMNCPQTHHLMHSWQSELCTPQYVTPCVPRQRFLSSSFSPQQCVTQCIPRQQYATKCIQQTQRVTQYIPPPRCVTTCVPQQSCSTQGTLQEPCVTKCVPQQQCATKCIPQQQCATKCIPQQQCASRCVTTCVPQQPFLTKGIHQQHSTTMCIPQQCVTTYAPHQQCATRCVTTCVPQQRATRCVSQRYVTACAPQQCATKCIPQQQCATRCVTTCLPQPCETKSASICIPQQHQCATKGIPQQHQCVTKCVPQQHATKSIPQQHQCATKCVPQQQSVTQCVPQQHATKSIPQQHQCATKGIPHQHQCVTKCIPQQCATKGIPQQHHCATKCVPQQQSVTQCVPQQCATKSIPQQHQCATKSIPQQHHCATKCIPQQHQCATKCVPQQQSVTQCVPQQCATKSIPQQHQCVTKCIPQQCATKGILQQHQCATKCIPQQHQCTTKCIPQQQSVTQCVPQQPYQSGGVKISSHAKKYCSASKWPW; encoded by the exons ATGTGTTGGGACAGCCCCACCTCTGGGGTCCACCAGGAAGTTTTCAGGGCTAGAAGAAGGGCTTTGGAAAGCCACCACTGCTTGATG CCCTGCCAAAACCTCAATAAGATGTTGTGCTACCAACAGCAGCGCTTTCCACCTCTCCATCAAGAGCACATCCCCATGAATTGCCCCCAAACGCACCATCTGATGCACAGCTGGCAGTCAGAGCTGTGCACCCCGCAGTACGTGACCCCCTGCGTTCCTCGGCAGCGGTTTCTATCCTCCAGCTTCTCCCCACAGCAGTGTGTGACCCAGTGCATACCACGGCAGCAGTATGCAACCAAGTGCATCCAACAGACACAGCGTGTGACCCAATACATCCCACCCCCCAGGTGTGTGACAACCTGTGTGCCACAGCAGTCATGTTCCACCCAGGGCACGTTGCAAGAGCCATGTGTGACCAAATGCGTGccccagcagcagtgtgcaACCAAGTGCATCCCGCAGCAGCAGTGTGCAACCAAGTGCATCCCGCAGCAGCAGTGTGCATCCAGGTGTGTGACCACATGCGTGCCACAGCAGCCATTCCTGACCAAGGGAATCCACCAGCAGCATAGTACAACCATGTGCATCCCACAGCAATGCGTGACCACGTACGCACCACACCAACAGTGTGCAACCAGGTGCGTGACCACGTGTGTGCCACAGCAGCGTGCCACCAGGTGTGTCTCACAGCGCTATGTGACCGCTTGTGCCCCGCAGCAGTGTGCTACCAAGtgcatcccacagcagcagtgtgcgACCAGGTGTGTGACCACGTGTCTGCCGCAGCCGTGTGAGACCAAGAGTGCAAGCATTTGtatcccacagcagcaccaatgTGCCACCAAGggcatcccacagcagcaccagtgtGTCACCAAGTGTGTCCCACAGCAACATGCCACCAagagcatcccacagcagcaccagtgtGCCACCAAGTGTGTCCCACAACAGCAAAGTGTGACCCAGTGCGTCCCACAGCAACATGCCACCAAGAGCATCCCACAACAGCATCAGTGTGCCACCAAAGGGATCCCACATCAGCACCAGTGTGTCACCAAGTGCATCCCACAGCAGTGTGCCACCAAAGGGATCCCACAGCAGCATCATTGTGCCACCAAGTGTGTCCCACAACAGCAAAGTGTGACCCAGTGCGTCCCACAGCAATGTGCCACCAAGAGCATCCCACAACAGCATCAATGTGCCACCAagagcatcccacagcagcatcaTTGTGCCACCAAGTGCATCCCACAACAGCATCAATGTGCCACCAAGTGTGTCCCACAACAGCAAAGTGTGACCCAGTGCGTCCCACAGCAGTGTGCCACCAAGAGCATCCCACAACAGCATCAGTGTGTCACCAAGTGCATCCCACAGCAGTGTGCCACCAAAGGGATCCTACAACAGCATCAGTGTGCCACCAAGTGCATCCCACAACAGCATCAATGTACCACCAAGTGTATCCCACAACAGCAAAGTGTGACCCAGTGTGTCCCACAGCAGCCGTATCAGTCAGGTGGAGTAAAAATTTCAAGCCATGCTAAGAAGTACTGCTCTGCATCCAAATGGCCCTGGTAa
- the LOC107324366 gene encoding keratin-associated protein 10-7-like isoform X2 — MLCYQQQRFPPLHQEHIPMNCPQTHHLMHSWQSELCTPQYVTPCVPRQRFLSSSFSPQQCVTQCIPRQQYATKCIQQTQRVTQYIPPPRCVTTCVPQQSCSTQGTLQEPCVTKCVPQQQCATKCIPQQQCATKCIPQQQCASRCVTTCVPQQPFLTKGIHQQHSTTMCIPQQCVTTYAPHQQCATRCVTTCVPQQRATRCVSQRYVTACAPQQCATKCIPQQQCATRCVTTCLPQPCETKSASICIPQQHQCATKGIPQQHQCVTKCVPQQHATKSIPQQHQCATKCVPQQQSVTQCVPQQHATKSIPQQHQCATKGIPHQHQCVTKCIPQQCATKGIPQQHHCATKCVPQQQSVTQCVPQQCATKSIPQQHQCATKSIPQQHHCATKCIPQQHQCATKCVPQQQSVTQCVPQQCATKSIPQQHQCVTKCIPQQCATKGILQQHQCATKCIPQQHQCTTKCIPQQQSVTQCVPQQPYQSGGVKISSHAKKYCSASKWPW; from the coding sequence ATGTTGTGCTACCAACAGCAGCGCTTTCCACCTCTCCATCAAGAGCACATCCCCATGAATTGCCCCCAAACGCACCATCTGATGCACAGCTGGCAGTCAGAGCTGTGCACCCCGCAGTACGTGACCCCCTGCGTTCCTCGGCAGCGGTTTCTATCCTCCAGCTTCTCCCCACAGCAGTGTGTGACCCAGTGCATACCACGGCAGCAGTATGCAACCAAGTGCATCCAACAGACACAGCGTGTGACCCAATACATCCCACCCCCCAGGTGTGTGACAACCTGTGTGCCACAGCAGTCATGTTCCACCCAGGGCACGTTGCAAGAGCCATGTGTGACCAAATGCGTGccccagcagcagtgtgcaACCAAGTGCATCCCGCAGCAGCAGTGTGCAACCAAGTGCATCCCGCAGCAGCAGTGTGCATCCAGGTGTGTGACCACATGCGTGCCACAGCAGCCATTCCTGACCAAGGGAATCCACCAGCAGCATAGTACAACCATGTGCATCCCACAGCAATGCGTGACCACGTACGCACCACACCAACAGTGTGCAACCAGGTGCGTGACCACGTGTGTGCCACAGCAGCGTGCCACCAGGTGTGTCTCACAGCGCTATGTGACCGCTTGTGCCCCGCAGCAGTGTGCTACCAAGtgcatcccacagcagcagtgtgcgACCAGGTGTGTGACCACGTGTCTGCCGCAGCCGTGTGAGACCAAGAGTGCAAGCATTTGtatcccacagcagcaccaatgTGCCACCAAGggcatcccacagcagcaccagtgtGTCACCAAGTGTGTCCCACAGCAACATGCCACCAagagcatcccacagcagcaccagtgtGCCACCAAGTGTGTCCCACAACAGCAAAGTGTGACCCAGTGCGTCCCACAGCAACATGCCACCAAGAGCATCCCACAACAGCATCAGTGTGCCACCAAAGGGATCCCACATCAGCACCAGTGTGTCACCAAGTGCATCCCACAGCAGTGTGCCACCAAAGGGATCCCACAGCAGCATCATTGTGCCACCAAGTGTGTCCCACAACAGCAAAGTGTGACCCAGTGCGTCCCACAGCAATGTGCCACCAAGAGCATCCCACAACAGCATCAATGTGCCACCAagagcatcccacagcagcatcaTTGTGCCACCAAGTGCATCCCACAACAGCATCAATGTGCCACCAAGTGTGTCCCACAACAGCAAAGTGTGACCCAGTGCGTCCCACAGCAGTGTGCCACCAAGAGCATCCCACAACAGCATCAGTGTGTCACCAAGTGCATCCCACAGCAGTGTGCCACCAAAGGGATCCTACAACAGCATCAGTGTGCCACCAAGTGCATCCCACAACAGCATCAATGTACCACCAAGTGTATCCCACAACAGCAAAGTGTGACCCAGTGTGTCCCACAGCAGCCGTATCAGTCAGGTGGAGTAAAAATTTCAAGCCATGCTAAGAAGTACTGCTCTGCATCCAAATGGCCCTGGTAa
- the LOC107324397 gene encoding uncharacterized protein LOC107324397, which produces MHYYGERYKQLYLPGSSYVTESHQHCTSQPDACSTTCHPLSIIKSPVPRWQSYVQPFTYVCSQPSVTHNTLLPCQPCVQQCVVLCPEPCENTHLLPCRKPSVRLGPTQVLQSCENGHLEKKRVAKSLPPCAPRCPEPGKLKYPPCGIRYSSSCKNECRSKKVSRCSSQRYGAENRCLQGMTSGYSLPLRGVTECPPQQCVTQCFLEEYISPFPHQKCSKGYPMQECITTCTPQQVPKCPPGSGAKGSSSQQRLAKCSLLQEGAKHKSSSAQHISKSKCLHPCATQRSPRHHAGDVKRSSHSKKSRCASKWLW; this is translated from the coding sequence ATGCACTATTATGGGGAGAGGTACAAACAGCTGTACCTGCCGGGCTCCAGCTACGTCACCGAAAGCCACCAGCATTGCACATCCCAGCCTGATGCATGCAGCACCACCTGCCACCCGCTGAGCATCATCAAGAGCCCTGTGCCCAGATGGCAGAGCTATGTGCAGCCTTTCACCTATGTGTGCTCACAACCCAGTGTGACCCACAACAcgctgctgccctgccagcctTGTGTGCAGCAGTGTGTTGTGCTGTGCCCAGAGCCCTGTGAAAACACACATCTGCTGCCCTGTAGGAAGCCCAGTGTGCGGCTCGGCCCAACACAAGTTCTGCAGTCCTGTGAGAATGGCCACTTGGAGAAGAAACGTGTGGCCAAGAGCCTCCCACCCTGTGCTCCACGGTGCCCAGAGCCAGGCAAACTCAAGTACCCACCATGTGGGATCAGGTATTCATCCTCCTGCAAGAATGAGTGCAGGTCAAAGAAGGTCTCCAGGTGCTCATCGCAGAGGTATGGTGCAGAGAACCGCTGCCTGCAAGGGATGACCAGTGGCTATTCCCTGCCACTTCGAGGGGTCACCGAGTGCCCCCCACAGCAGTGCGTGACACAGTGCTTCCTGGAGGAGTACATCAGCCCTTTCCCACACCAGAAGTGTTCCAAGGGTTATCCAATGCAGGAGTGCATCACCACCTGCACCCCACAGCAAGTGCCCAAGTGCCCCCCTGGGAGCGGGGCCAAGGGGAGCTCATCCCAGCAGCGCCTTGCCAAGTGCTcattgctgcaggagggagcCAAGCATAAGAGCTCATCAGCTCAGCACATCAGCAAGTCTAAGTGCCTCCACCCATGTGCCACCCAGCGCTCACCACGGCACCATGCAGGGGACGTGAAGCGTTCGAGCCACTCCAAGAAGAGCCGCTGTGCTTCCAAATGGCTCTGGTGA